The following are encoded together in the Bacteroidota bacterium genome:
- a CDS encoding T9SS type A sorting domain-containing protein, with protein MAQSGWFWQNPLPTGSVLKGVSFADAYSGTAVGEFGTILNTNNGGITWMPQYGATWRHLTDVFCVDAANRVAVGDSGTILHSTNGGASWIVRPTGTIGRLNGVYFSDANNGTAVGGTLGIETGIILRTTDGGVTWNSQVSGSIRVLTSVFFVDANTGTVTGEGGTILRTTDGGAIWNPQTSGTTNALLCTYFINADSGIVAGNSGTIRRTTNAGAEWFTVTGGLGSRLESIRFIDADNGWMVGNTGRILQTTNGGGSWTSETPFTSEDFNDLWVGSGGTGVIVGGSFATNQAIYRTTNAGASWVSQTQGVPVNTTLAAVHFPDVSTGVIVGGLTQNPGVILRSTDGGTIWQNQTSGTGIIAGLWDVYFSSPDIGTAVGSPSVITRTTDGGTTWFPQNGAVSFNNAVFFLDDNLGWIVGNNRTVQRTTNGGAEWVTLHTGQAPQLLNVHFFNSSTGVIVGGATGSGLIYRTTDGGNTLDPIPSGITQALVGLAFNSTGAGLAVGVGGRILRTSNAGLSWEALNSGTTRQLNSVAFSDDSSATAVGLSGVILYTTNLGNTWIQHPPLSTYDLEDVHFSGGSNGIIVGQRTILRTTTGGLVWVEEGRVPHIPHHPRLNQNYPNPFNPATTIEYDLPTSARVTLKIYTLLGQEIRALVDEVQVSGRHSVVWDGRDWNNRMVSSGVYLYRIQAGDHAQTRRMLLLR; from the coding sequence ATGGCCCAATCAGGCTGGTTCTGGCAGAATCCGCTTCCGACAGGAAGCGTCCTCAAAGGTGTCTCGTTTGCTGACGCCTACAGTGGGACAGCGGTTGGAGAGTTCGGCACGATCCTCAACACCAACAACGGGGGAATCACTTGGATGCCTCAGTATGGCGCAACGTGGCGTCATCTCACGGATGTGTTCTGCGTTGACGCTGCCAACAGGGTAGCGGTCGGAGACTCCGGAACGATCCTTCACTCGACGAACGGGGGCGCAAGCTGGATAGTCCGGCCAACAGGCACCATTGGACGGCTCAACGGTGTTTACTTTTCCGACGCAAATAATGGGACTGCGGTCGGGGGTACCCTGGGAATCGAGACCGGCATCATCCTCCGCACAACGGACGGCGGCGTTACGTGGAACAGCCAGGTTAGCGGATCCATCCGTGTGCTCACATCTGTTTTCTTTGTCGATGCAAACACCGGAACGGTAACCGGGGAAGGCGGAACGATTCTCAGAACCACTGACGGTGGCGCGATTTGGAACCCGCAAACCAGCGGTACAACCAACGCTCTCCTCTGCACATACTTCATCAACGCCGACAGCGGTATTGTGGCTGGAAACAGCGGCACCATTCGGCGCACCACCAACGCAGGAGCGGAGTGGTTCACTGTGACCGGGGGTCTTGGTTCCAGACTGGAATCCATCCGTTTCATAGACGCTGACAATGGATGGATGGTGGGAAATACTGGAAGGATTCTGCAAACAACAAATGGTGGAGGGAGTTGGACATCTGAAACTCCCTTTACGTCGGAAGATTTCAATGATTTGTGGGTTGGCAGCGGCGGGACCGGCGTCATCGTTGGAGGTTCATTCGCCACCAATCAAGCCATCTATCGCACGACGAATGCAGGTGCCAGCTGGGTTTCGCAGACTCAGGGCGTGCCAGTGAACACCACGCTGGCGGCTGTTCATTTTCCCGATGTGAGCACTGGCGTAATTGTCGGTGGACTGACTCAGAATCCGGGCGTGATTCTTCGGTCTACCGATGGCGGCACCATCTGGCAGAATCAGACCAGCGGCACCGGTATTATTGCCGGCCTCTGGGACGTGTACTTCTCCAGCCCTGATATCGGTACAGCAGTGGGCTCTCCCAGCGTTATCACACGGACCACCGACGGTGGAACAACGTGGTTCCCTCAAAATGGTGCGGTTTCCTTCAACAATGCTGTCTTCTTTCTCGATGATAACCTTGGATGGATCGTAGGTAACAACCGAACCGTGCAGCGCACGACAAATGGCGGCGCCGAGTGGGTCACGTTACACACCGGTCAGGCACCCCAACTTCTCAATGTCCACTTCTTCAACAGCAGCACAGGAGTCATAGTAGGCGGCGCAACCGGCTCCGGCCTCATCTACCGAACGACAGACGGCGGCAACACTTTGGACCCAATCCCTTCCGGCATCACGCAAGCACTTGTGGGACTTGCGTTCAACAGTACCGGAGCCGGATTGGCGGTGGGGGTTGGCGGCAGAATTCTCCGTACAAGCAACGCCGGTCTGAGTTGGGAAGCGTTGAATAGTGGAACCACACGTCAGCTCAACTCGGTTGCTTTCTCGGATGATTCAAGCGCGACGGCAGTAGGCCTCAGCGGAGTGATTTTGTACACGACAAATCTCGGCAACACGTGGATTCAACACCCGCCGCTCAGCACATACGATCTGGAAGACGTGCATTTTTCCGGTGGAAGCAATGGCATCATAGTCGGCCAGAGGACGATACTTCGCACGACAACAGGCGGGTTGGTTTGGGTTGAAGAGGGGCGTGTGCCGCATATCCCGCATCACCCTCGACTGAACCAGAATTACCCCAATCCGTTCAACCCCGCCACCACCATTGAGTACGACCTGCCAACCAGTGCGAGAGTAACGTTGAAGATCTACACGCTGCTCGGACAGGAGATACGCGCTCTGGTGGATGAGGTCCAGGTCTCGGGGAGACATTCGGTTGTGTGGGACGGGAGGGACTGGAACAACAGGATGGTCTCGTCGGGTGTGTATCTCTACCGCATCCAGGCCGGAGATCATGCACAGACTCGCAGGATGCTCCTGCTTCGCTGA
- a CDS encoding T9SS type A sorting domain-containing protein, with protein MGEGLFTSSDNGANWTKTSTSGSTGIAVAPNGDFVSGGSGGAVRSVNNGQTWTSLSGGGNITSIFVTSAGTVLAGTFNSGVNRLPSGGTWANSGSSPFGSVSIGRFVQLTNGTIYSHTLGGIFRSTDDGASWTVVAGTPVGVQYRILVSTGGVLLLGTPSGLYKSTNEGGVWTTHSDGLLNTILDRLAIAPDGRLYGAGGAGIYRTTSPIITAVGQTTSDLPDEFKLEQNYPNPFNPSTRIRFSVPASVGAGHVVSLRVYDLLGREVTTLVNEVMQPGSHEVTWDAGGLASGVYFYRFQEGEFTQTKRLILLR; from the coding sequence ATGGGAGAAGGGCTTTTCACTTCCTCCGACAACGGCGCGAATTGGACAAAGACTTCCACATCGGGTAGCACCGGCATTGCGGTTGCTCCGAATGGCGACTTCGTCTCCGGGGGGTCGGGTGGAGCTGTCAGGTCAGTCAACAACGGGCAAACCTGGACTTCTCTTTCAGGGGGCGGAAACATCACATCAATTTTTGTAACATCGGCCGGGACCGTACTGGCCGGAACCTTCAACAGTGGTGTCAATAGATTGCCGAGTGGTGGAACATGGGCCAACTCCGGTTCTTCTCCTTTCGGCAGCGTATCTATCGGCAGGTTCGTGCAGCTCACGAATGGTACCATTTATTCGCACACCTTGGGCGGTATCTTCCGATCTACGGACGACGGCGCAAGTTGGACCGTGGTAGCTGGCACTCCGGTCGGAGTTCAATACAGGATTCTTGTTTCAACGGGCGGAGTGTTGCTGCTTGGGACTCCGTCCGGACTCTATAAATCCACCAATGAAGGAGGAGTGTGGACCACACACAGCGACGGCTTGCTCAATACGATCCTCGATCGCCTTGCCATTGCCCCGGATGGGAGGCTGTACGGCGCAGGGGGAGCAGGCATCTACCGGACAACAAGCCCGATCATCACCGCTGTGGGGCAGACCACATCCGATCTCCCGGACGAATTCAAGCTTGAGCAAAACTATCCGAACCCCTTCAACCCGTCCACTAGAATTCGATTCTCCGTGCCTGCTTCCGTAGGGGCGGGACATGTCGTGTCACTTCGGGTGTACGATCTGCTTGGCCGTGAAGTCACGACGCTGGTGAACGAGGTGATGCAACCCGGGAGCCATGAGGTGACGTGGGATGCCGGAGGGTTGGCAAGCGGCGTGTACTTCTACCGTTTCCAGGAAGGCGAGTTCACGCAGACAAAGCGGCTCATTCTGCTGCGCTGA
- a CDS encoding response regulator transcription factor, whose product MSILVALVEDNPTLRKRFEEQFKLFPDIRLAFSCASGEEVLRRLKRLPPSKLPRIVLMDIELPRKSGIETTNELKEIFPDIDVMMVTVFEDESKIFQSIQAGASGYLLKDESLNNIEQAIKELANGGAPMSQSIARTVLSFIRGRNVDRTTSAEPPDDVKSLLTDRELELLQGLVEGETYTSVAKKMFISPHTAKSYIKNIYRKLHVHSRALAVRVAIEKKLV is encoded by the coding sequence ATGTCAATCCTTGTTGCACTTGTCGAAGACAACCCGACGCTGAGGAAGCGGTTTGAAGAGCAGTTCAAACTCTTTCCGGACATCCGTTTGGCTTTCTCATGCGCTTCCGGGGAGGAAGTGTTGCGCCGGCTCAAACGGCTTCCTCCCTCCAAACTTCCCCGCATTGTGCTGATGGATATCGAGCTGCCGAGAAAATCCGGAATTGAGACGACAAACGAATTGAAGGAAATCTTCCCCGACATTGACGTGATGATGGTGACGGTATTCGAGGATGAGTCGAAAATTTTCCAATCTATTCAAGCCGGTGCATCGGGCTATCTGCTCAAGGATGAATCCCTCAACAACATAGAACAGGCAATCAAGGAGCTGGCAAACGGCGGCGCGCCCATGTCGCAGTCCATTGCCCGGACAGTACTTTCGTTTATCCGGGGGAGGAATGTTGATCGAACGACTTCTGCCGAACCACCTGATGATGTGAAATCACTTCTTACAGACCGCGAGCTTGAGTTGCTGCAAGGACTCGTTGAAGGCGAGACCTACACCTCCGTTGCCAAAAAGATGTTCATCAGTCCCCACACCGCAAAATCCTACATCAAAAATATCTACCGCAAGCTTCACGTTCACTCCCGCGCACTGGCGGTCCGTGTTGCAATTGAAAAAAAACTCGTCTGA
- a CDS encoding T9SS type A sorting domain-containing protein: MRFIGNTMFAGTTNGVYRSTNFGVAWSPSNTGMTGVEVDFIAIQDTATLFASSRDSGMYVSTNNGQTWLASNAGLPTLRLRGVRSTGTHLYVATVGHGVWRRPVGEVITDVREGGGTRFPAEFMLHQNYPNPFNPSTNIRFSIPVGTHGRVSLQVYDILGREVATLVNELKGTGSYEVTWDATGMASGVYFYRLQAGEFMQSKRLLLLR; the protein is encoded by the coding sequence ATGCGGTTCATTGGCAACACCATGTTTGCAGGGACAACAAATGGTGTCTATCGCTCAACGAACTTCGGCGTTGCGTGGTCGCCATCCAACACGGGAATGACGGGAGTGGAAGTGGATTTCATCGCGATACAAGATACGGCCACGCTCTTCGCTTCGTCGAGAGATTCGGGCATGTACGTGTCGACGAACAATGGGCAGACATGGCTTGCGTCGAATGCGGGATTGCCGACGCTTCGCCTGCGAGGCGTCCGTTCGACTGGGACACATCTGTATGTCGCTACTGTCGGCCACGGCGTGTGGCGGCGACCTGTTGGAGAGGTGATCACTGATGTCCGTGAAGGCGGCGGCACTAGATTTCCGGCGGAATTCATGCTTCACCAGAACTATCCCAACCCGTTCAACCCGAGCACAAACATCAGGTTTTCCATTCCTGTAGGGACGCACGGTCGTGTCTCTCTACAGGTGTACGATATCCTCGGCCGCGAAGTCGCAACGCTGGTGAATGAACTGAAGGGGACGGGTAGCTACGAGGTAACGTGGGATGCGACGGGGATGGCGAGTGGCGTGTATTTCTACCGCTTGCAAGCGGGCGAGTTCATGCAGTCAAAGCGCCTTCTTCTTCTGCGCTAA